One genomic region from Jiangella sp. DSM 45060 encodes:
- a CDS encoding carbohydrate ABC transporter permease, with the protein MTTPTATPPAAVAAAPPPAPSSQRRRPPVRPGRLLSHLALVSYCLTSVSAFVWCVMVSLKTNPEFFSSSPWSLPRDPQFGNYAEAWNGAQISRFFLNSLYVTVTSVGVSLLFAVMAAYVLARVDFPGRSVVRLVFLSGLMMPAFLVIVPLYFLLRNLGLLGSLHGLVLVYIATQIPFSIYLLSSFFQSLPKELEEAACMDGASPTRTFFSVVLPQVSPAVASVALLNTLTIWNEFFFALVFLTDPQQQTIPVGLLGLSVNAQYSANWVQLFAGLVITMIPMLVLFAFAQERIARGVSVGALKG; encoded by the coding sequence ATGACGACCCCGACCGCCACCCCGCCGGCCGCCGTCGCCGCCGCTCCCCCGCCGGCGCCGTCGTCGCAGCGACGCCGGCCACCGGTCCGGCCCGGCCGCCTGCTCAGCCATCTCGCGCTCGTGTCGTACTGCCTGACCTCGGTCAGCGCGTTCGTCTGGTGCGTCATGGTGTCGCTGAAGACGAACCCGGAGTTCTTCTCCAGCAGCCCGTGGTCGCTGCCGCGGGACCCGCAGTTCGGCAACTACGCCGAGGCGTGGAACGGCGCGCAGATCAGCCGGTTCTTCCTCAACAGCCTCTACGTGACGGTCACCAGCGTCGGCGTCAGCCTGCTGTTCGCGGTGATGGCGGCGTACGTGCTGGCCAGGGTCGACTTCCCGGGCCGGTCGGTGGTGCGGCTGGTGTTCCTCAGCGGCCTGATGATGCCGGCCTTCCTGGTGATCGTGCCGCTGTACTTCCTGCTCCGGAACCTCGGGCTGCTCGGTTCGCTGCACGGGCTGGTGCTGGTGTACATCGCCACCCAGATCCCGTTCAGCATCTACCTGCTGAGCAGCTTCTTCCAGTCGCTGCCGAAGGAGCTGGAGGAGGCCGCGTGCATGGACGGCGCCTCGCCGACCCGCACGTTCTTCTCCGTCGTGCTGCCGCAGGTGTCGCCGGCGGTCGCCAGCGTGGCGCTGCTGAACACGCTGACGATCTGGAACGAGTTCTTCTTCGCCCTGGTGTTCCTCACCGACCCGCAGCAGCAGACGATCCCCGTCGGCCTGCTCGGCCTGTCGGTGAACGCGCAGTACAGCGCGAACTGGGTGCAGCTGTTCGCGGGCCTGGTGATCACCATGATCCCGATGCTCGTGCTCTTCGCCTTCGCGCAGGAACGCATCGCGCGGGGCGTCAGTGTCGGCGCGTTGAAGGGCTGA
- a CDS encoding aspartate aminotransferase family protein, with protein sequence MTNPTVAAGTRTPLRRGAELAARASRVLPAGVSSDARRGLPEPVYVDHALGAHLTDVDGNDYVDYVLGQGPMILGHSAPEVVEAVTRQVARGQAYAGQHPLEIEAAELVQAMVPGADLVRFNTVGSEAVIGAWRLARGLTGRQKILKFEGHYHGWLDAALWSLHPPVDAAGPREAPVAVAASGGQQASAAADLVLAPWNDLDAFTALLAAHRDEIAAVVMEPLLCNTGCIAPVPGFLEAVREQTSAAGALLVFDEVITGFRLARGGAQEWFGVVPDLAVYGKAIAGGLPVAAIAGRAEVMDQITAGTVGHAGTFNSNPIGMAATVATLGRLRRDGDELYPRLRTLGGRLMDGIRSAAAGAGVPMLVDGPGPVFQTYLTSAGAVRDYRDFAATDRAGMARLHAGLLRRGVNIVPRGLWFLSAAHTEADVDQTIEIVADVLRDGAFDDLRP encoded by the coding sequence ATGACGAACCCGACCGTCGCCGCAGGCACCCGCACGCCGCTGCGGCGCGGCGCCGAGCTGGCCGCCCGCGCGAGCCGCGTGCTGCCCGCCGGCGTGTCCAGCGACGCCCGGCGTGGCCTGCCCGAGCCGGTCTACGTCGACCATGCTCTTGGCGCGCATCTCACCGACGTCGACGGCAACGACTACGTCGACTACGTGCTCGGCCAGGGGCCGATGATCCTGGGCCACAGCGCGCCCGAGGTGGTCGAGGCCGTCACCCGGCAGGTCGCCCGCGGCCAGGCGTACGCCGGCCAGCACCCGCTGGAGATCGAAGCGGCCGAGCTGGTCCAGGCGATGGTGCCGGGCGCGGACCTGGTGCGGTTCAACACCGTAGGCTCCGAGGCGGTCATCGGCGCGTGGCGGCTGGCCCGCGGCCTCACCGGCCGGCAGAAGATCCTCAAGTTCGAGGGGCACTACCACGGCTGGCTGGACGCCGCGCTGTGGAGCCTGCACCCGCCGGTCGACGCGGCCGGCCCGCGGGAGGCGCCGGTCGCCGTGGCCGCGAGCGGGGGCCAGCAGGCCAGCGCCGCCGCCGACCTCGTCCTCGCGCCCTGGAACGACCTCGACGCGTTCACCGCGCTGCTGGCCGCGCACCGCGACGAGATCGCGGCGGTCGTCATGGAGCCGCTGCTGTGCAACACCGGCTGCATCGCGCCGGTGCCGGGCTTCCTCGAGGCGGTGCGCGAGCAGACCTCCGCCGCCGGAGCGCTGCTGGTGTTCGACGAGGTCATCACCGGGTTCCGGCTGGCCCGCGGCGGCGCGCAGGAGTGGTTCGGCGTGGTGCCGGACCTCGCGGTGTACGGCAAGGCGATCGCCGGCGGGCTGCCGGTGGCCGCGATCGCCGGGCGCGCCGAGGTGATGGACCAGATCACGGCGGGCACCGTCGGGCACGCCGGCACCTTCAACAGCAACCCGATCGGCATGGCCGCGACCGTCGCGACGCTGGGCCGGCTGCGGCGCGACGGCGACGAGCTGTACCCGCGGCTGCGCACGCTGGGCGGCCGGCTGATGGACGGCATCCGCTCCGCCGCCGCCGGCGCGGGCGTCCCGATGCTCGTCGACGGGCCGGGCCCGGTCTTCCAGACCTACCTGACCAGCGCCGGCGCCGTTCGCGACTACCGCGACTTCGCCGCGACCGACCGCGCGGGCATGGCCCGGCTGCACGCCGGGCTGCTGCGCCGCGGCGTCAACATCGTGCCGCGCGGCCTGTGGTTCCTGTCCGCCGCCCACACCGAGGCCGACGTCGACCAGACCATCGAGATCGTCGCCGACGTCCTCCGCGACGGGGCGTTCGACGACCTCCGTCCCTGA
- a CDS encoding mandelate racemase/muconate lactonizing enzyme family protein — MKITSVTAIPIRAQRITPMVATQGAIDVSEFGVVRVETDEGLTGWGEIAMSWGRVGRGLCQDVELILGPAVTGLDPCDLPRCAAAMQARLPLPMDGGHAARAAVEMALLDVAGKAFELPAYQLLGGRARDAVPVAWPIPWGSVEATVAAAEEAVAAGFPTVKLKIGRPGRSDDTVVAAVRAAVGDEIAIKVDANMAYSSATQALAALRPLERHGLQLIEQPLPPRDLDELARLRDRLETPLLLDESCWELRDIGEIVRRGAADVLNVYVTEMGGPLQAVKAFAAAEAAGLTGLLGSQCELGLATAACAHAGVAVANLAYESDVVGPLRYVRDIVAEPPVIAGGVLVPPDRPGLGVDVDPEAVEAMRC; from the coding sequence ATGAAGATCACCTCGGTGACGGCCATCCCGATCCGCGCACAGCGGATCACCCCGATGGTGGCGACGCAGGGCGCCATCGACGTCTCGGAGTTCGGCGTCGTGCGGGTCGAGACCGACGAAGGGCTGACCGGCTGGGGCGAGATCGCGATGTCGTGGGGCCGGGTCGGCCGCGGCCTGTGCCAGGACGTCGAGCTGATCCTCGGTCCCGCGGTCACCGGCCTGGACCCGTGCGACCTGCCGCGCTGCGCCGCCGCCATGCAGGCGCGGCTGCCGCTGCCGATGGACGGCGGGCACGCGGCCCGGGCCGCCGTCGAGATGGCGCTGCTGGACGTCGCCGGCAAGGCGTTCGAGCTGCCCGCGTACCAGCTGCTGGGCGGGCGCGCCCGCGACGCCGTCCCGGTGGCCTGGCCGATCCCGTGGGGCTCCGTCGAGGCCACCGTCGCCGCCGCCGAGGAGGCGGTCGCCGCCGGCTTCCCGACCGTCAAGCTCAAGATCGGCCGGCCCGGCCGCAGCGACGACACCGTGGTCGCGGCCGTGCGGGCCGCCGTCGGCGACGAGATCGCGATCAAGGTCGACGCGAACATGGCCTACAGCAGCGCCACCCAGGCGCTGGCCGCGCTGCGGCCGCTGGAGCGGCACGGGCTGCAGCTGATCGAGCAGCCGCTCCCGCCGCGCGACCTCGACGAGCTGGCCCGGCTGCGGGACCGGCTGGAGACGCCGCTGCTGCTGGACGAGTCCTGCTGGGAGCTGCGCGACATCGGCGAGATCGTCCGCCGCGGAGCCGCCGACGTGCTCAACGTGTACGTGACGGAGATGGGCGGGCCGCTGCAGGCGGTGAAGGCGTTCGCCGCCGCCGAGGCCGCCGGGCTGACCGGCCTGCTGGGCAGCCAGTGCGAACTGGGCCTCGCGACCGCCGCCTGCGCGCACGCCGGCGTCGCCGTCGCGAATCTGGCCTACGAGTCCGACGTGGTCGGGCCGCTGCGCTACGTCCGCGACATCGTCGCCGAGCCTCCGGTCATCGCCGGTGGCGTGCTGGTGCCGCCGGACCGCCCGGGCCTCGGGGTCGACGTCGACCCCGAGGCCGTCGAGGCGATGCGCTGTTGA
- a CDS encoding N,N-dimethylformamidase beta subunit family domain-containing protein has protein sequence MLVGYVSDENDVAIADVAVELTGPDGVPVSCRSSASGRIDADVAPGRYDVVLARDGYGPKRTTAVAGAGPVRFRLLGERTYGFLWPKEVTSGSTAEIRVSCPRPYRLSLWRYGAGREHVAPLGVGEHEPGATAVPLPDGDVAGSGVDWSPGEFPGQRVVAPERGGLYFVHVDDDRGGFHGLPWIVSPSAPTAPVAVLASDLTWTAYNSFGGRSNYLNPAGLPPAPAVSRRQDLAFYAEPERGEWEDEHYPPLSLRRPDPDQSIPLGEDVDGPTTTRPGAHLAAADWRLLAWLERQGYGYDLYAESRLDRGEVPLDAYRVLVLGCHPEYWTYGMFRQVRDWVHAGGRLLHLGGNGLNCEVELLGDDRLLVHNGDTRKLGPGDGPDWSRFTARREPEAALLGVGYDQRGLLTAAPYEVVSPSHWAFEGTGVAAGSLFGERSLNGRILGGASGHETDKLSPHSPPGTTLLARGVNAGGGGAHLVHVPALGRGEVVSTGSIAYVMSLLADDVVSALTRNVLDRFLAEW, from the coding sequence CGTCGCGCCCGGCCGGTACGACGTCGTGCTGGCCCGCGACGGCTACGGCCCGAAGCGGACGACGGCCGTCGCCGGGGCCGGGCCGGTGCGGTTCCGGCTGCTCGGCGAGCGCACCTACGGGTTCCTCTGGCCGAAGGAGGTGACGTCCGGGAGCACCGCCGAGATCCGGGTCTCCTGCCCGCGGCCGTACCGGCTGTCGCTCTGGCGCTACGGCGCCGGCCGCGAGCACGTCGCGCCGCTGGGCGTCGGCGAGCACGAGCCGGGCGCCACGGCCGTCCCGCTGCCCGACGGCGACGTCGCCGGGTCCGGCGTCGACTGGTCGCCGGGCGAGTTCCCCGGCCAGCGGGTGGTCGCGCCGGAGCGCGGCGGGCTGTACTTCGTGCACGTCGACGACGACCGCGGCGGGTTCCACGGGCTGCCCTGGATCGTGTCGCCGTCAGCGCCGACGGCGCCCGTGGCGGTGCTGGCCAGCGACCTGACCTGGACTGCGTACAACTCGTTCGGCGGGCGCAGCAACTACCTGAACCCGGCCGGGCTGCCGCCGGCGCCCGCGGTGTCGCGGCGCCAGGACCTCGCGTTCTACGCCGAACCGGAGCGCGGCGAGTGGGAGGACGAGCACTACCCGCCGCTGTCGCTGCGCCGTCCCGACCCGGACCAGTCCATCCCGCTCGGCGAGGACGTGGACGGGCCGACGACCACCCGGCCGGGCGCGCACCTGGCCGCCGCCGACTGGCGGCTGCTGGCCTGGCTGGAGCGGCAGGGCTACGGCTACGACCTGTACGCGGAGTCGCGGCTGGACCGCGGCGAGGTGCCGCTGGACGCGTACCGGGTGCTGGTGCTCGGCTGCCACCCGGAGTACTGGACGTACGGCATGTTCCGGCAGGTGCGCGACTGGGTGCACGCGGGCGGCCGGCTGCTGCACCTCGGCGGCAACGGGCTCAACTGCGAGGTCGAGCTGCTCGGCGACGACCGCCTGCTGGTGCACAACGGCGACACCCGGAAGCTCGGGCCCGGCGACGGGCCGGACTGGAGCCGGTTCACCGCGCGCCGCGAGCCCGAGGCCGCGCTGCTCGGCGTCGGCTACGACCAGCGCGGCCTGCTGACGGCGGCGCCGTACGAGGTGGTGTCGCCCTCGCATTGGGCATTCGAAGGAACCGGGGTGGCGGCGGGCTCGCTGTTCGGTGAGCGGTCCCTGAACGGGCGGATCCTCGGCGGCGCGTCCGGGCACGAGACGGACAAGCTCTCGCCGCATTCCCCGCCCGGCACGACGCTGCTGGCCCGCGGCGTCAACGCCGGCGGCGGTGGCGCGCATTTGGTGCACGTGCCGGCGCTCGGCCGCGGCGAGGTCGTGTCCACCGGCTCGATCGCGTACGTCATGTCGTTGCTGGCCGACGACGTCGTGTCGGCGCTGACGCGCAATGTGCTGGACCGCTTCCTGGCGGAGTGGTGA
- a CDS encoding Gfo/Idh/MocA family protein has product MDQLGMGIVGTGIMARQHAAVLAAYHRSRVAGWSSRDPSAVTGLDEFGPAPVHGDLAELLADDAVGAVLVATPDHAHAAAALAAIEAGKPVLVEKPLATTAADARRIRDAARSAGVTAMTLYNHRWVPAYWQAHERAAGGALGTPVLAYARKNDTIYVPTQMLDWADQTSPSLFLSGHDLDLILWCFDDHVVEVYATAVHGVLRDRGIDTPDAVQAQLRLAGGAVVTVEACWIYPDTFPTMTDSFLELIFSDAVIHLDRKHEQIEIATHESFAYPRNQLAGRVGGKPSGSIAGAVEHFVDAVLDGTPPIVSIDSSVHVTEVLAAIDRSWRSGRPVDLTVESNS; this is encoded by the coding sequence GTGGACCAGCTCGGCATGGGCATCGTGGGGACGGGCATCATGGCCCGCCAGCACGCCGCCGTGCTCGCCGCCTACCACCGCAGCCGCGTGGCCGGGTGGAGCAGTCGCGACCCCTCGGCCGTCACCGGCCTGGACGAGTTCGGCCCGGCGCCGGTGCACGGCGACCTGGCCGAGTTGCTCGCCGACGACGCCGTCGGCGCCGTCCTCGTCGCCACCCCCGACCACGCGCACGCCGCGGCCGCGCTCGCCGCCATCGAGGCCGGCAAGCCCGTGCTGGTCGAGAAGCCGCTGGCCACCACGGCCGCCGACGCCCGCCGCATCCGGGACGCGGCGCGATCGGCCGGGGTCACCGCGATGACGCTCTACAACCACCGCTGGGTGCCGGCCTACTGGCAGGCGCACGAGCGGGCGGCCGGCGGCGCGCTGGGCACGCCGGTGCTGGCCTACGCCCGGAAGAACGACACGATCTACGTGCCGACGCAGATGCTGGACTGGGCCGACCAGACCTCGCCGTCGCTCTTCCTCTCCGGGCACGATCTCGACCTCATCCTGTGGTGCTTCGACGACCACGTGGTCGAGGTCTACGCGACCGCGGTGCACGGCGTGCTCCGCGACCGGGGCATCGACACCCCCGACGCCGTCCAGGCCCAGCTGCGCCTGGCCGGCGGCGCCGTCGTCACCGTCGAGGCCTGCTGGATCTACCCCGACACGTTCCCCACCATGACCGACTCGTTCCTCGAGCTGATCTTCAGCGACGCGGTGATCCACCTGGACCGCAAGCACGAGCAGATCGAGATCGCCACCCACGAGTCGTTCGCCTATCCGCGCAACCAGCTCGCGGGCCGGGTCGGCGGCAAGCCGTCCGGCTCGATCGCCGGCGCCGTCGAACACTTCGTCGACGCCGTGCTGGACGGCACCCCGCCGATCGTGTCGATCGACAGCTCGGTGCACGTCACCGAGGTCCTCGCCGCCATCGACCGGTCCTGGCGCTCCGGCCGGCCGGTCGACCTCACCGTGGAGTCCAACTCATGA
- a CDS encoding ABC transporter substrate-binding protein, whose amino-acid sequence MKTRSLLRATAVATAVMLSLTACITGSDDGDEPETESTGGGESGGDAAAEITGPLEVVSFYPEGSPDFERLSGLAEEFETRHPGVDVTLTFGGGQDVPQIEARWRAGDPPDVNYGFLDASAPDGGPWVSAGQVLPLADAMAQPLEGYDGTWEEAILPGVLPLLSVDDTIYSAPESVTTLQFFYNAALFAEHGIEPPQTFEDLVAAADTLKAAGVAPFTVTGTFLPYLQMYWDYLALRHIGLEGLQQAIAGEVELASLPGAAEAAADLERLTSSGYFLDGFRGVDFTSAQMSFFQGDAAMILMGSWLIGEMAAAIPEGFEVGTFAFPTVDGGSGDQDGLFGGTNGQIVAKDGENPDAAVAWLQFVAEPENQTAYVQNTGGISAYTGIAAPEGFEDVTAMLEEGAAFAPSYMGILAQSQEVQNAYQQPIAQLFFGEIDGATMLSQMSDGLRSAAG is encoded by the coding sequence ATGAAGACACGTTCGCTCCTCCGCGCCACCGCCGTGGCGACCGCCGTCATGCTGAGCCTGACGGCGTGCATCACCGGCTCCGACGACGGCGACGAGCCCGAGACCGAGAGCACCGGCGGCGGTGAGTCCGGCGGCGACGCCGCGGCCGAGATCACCGGCCCGCTCGAGGTCGTCAGCTTCTACCCCGAGGGCTCGCCCGACTTCGAACGGCTCAGCGGCCTGGCCGAGGAGTTCGAGACGCGGCACCCCGGCGTCGACGTCACGCTCACCTTCGGCGGCGGCCAGGACGTGCCGCAGATCGAGGCCCGCTGGCGCGCCGGCGACCCGCCGGACGTCAACTACGGCTTCCTCGACGCGTCCGCGCCCGACGGCGGCCCGTGGGTGTCGGCCGGCCAGGTGCTGCCGCTCGCCGACGCCATGGCGCAGCCGCTGGAGGGCTACGACGGCACCTGGGAGGAGGCGATCCTGCCCGGCGTGCTGCCGCTGCTCAGCGTCGACGACACCATCTACAGCGCGCCCGAGTCGGTGACCACGCTGCAGTTCTTCTACAACGCCGCGCTCTTCGCCGAGCACGGCATCGAGCCGCCGCAGACCTTCGAGGACCTCGTCGCCGCGGCCGACACGCTGAAGGCGGCCGGCGTCGCGCCGTTCACCGTCACCGGCACGTTCCTGCCGTACCTGCAGATGTACTGGGACTACCTGGCGCTGCGCCACATCGGGCTGGAGGGCCTGCAGCAGGCCATCGCCGGCGAGGTGGAGCTGGCGTCGCTGCCCGGCGCCGCCGAGGCCGCCGCTGACCTGGAGCGGCTGACGTCCAGCGGGTACTTCCTCGACGGCTTCCGCGGCGTCGACTTCACCTCGGCGCAGATGTCGTTCTTCCAGGGCGACGCGGCGATGATCCTCATGGGCTCGTGGCTGATCGGCGAGATGGCCGCCGCCATCCCCGAGGGCTTCGAGGTCGGCACGTTCGCGTTCCCGACGGTCGACGGCGGCAGCGGCGACCAGGACGGCCTGTTCGGCGGCACCAACGGGCAGATCGTCGCGAAGGACGGCGAGAACCCCGACGCCGCCGTGGCGTGGCTCCAGTTCGTCGCCGAGCCGGAGAACCAGACCGCCTACGTCCAGAACACCGGCGGCATCTCCGCCTACACCGGCATCGCCGCGCCGGAGGGCTTCGAGGACGTCACCGCCATGCTGGAGGAGGGCGCCGCGTTCGCCCCGTCCTACATGGGCATCCTCGCGCAGAGCCAGGAGGTCCAGAACGCCTACCAGCAGCCGATCGCGCAGCTGTTCTTCGGCGAGATCGACGGCGCCACCATGCTCAGCCAGATGTCCGACGGTCTGCGGTCGGCCGCGGGCTGA
- a CDS encoding carbohydrate ABC transporter permease, translated as MPRSRPNLLERQRRRLVVPFLLPALVLYALFMLYPAFTTFYVALTEWDGVNAPEWVGAANFTRLTEDSLFSSTITHTIVFTVLGALVLFPGAMFFGYVTQRMRLGRVYRFLILAPVALSVTTAALLWKFLVDPNFGAVQSVLRAVGLDSLASVELLGRPSTAMLMVVLATVWHGIGLWMMFFAAAAERVPAELKEAATLDGASSFQVFRHVVWPLMWEVTRTLLILWMIQGLQTFAFIIAMTNGGPLRATEVIGTYLYKVAFASSEFGYAAAIAVVLFAAILVLTLLSQRLTRRESEQY; from the coding sequence GTGCCACGCAGCCGGCCCAACCTGCTCGAGCGACAACGCCGCCGACTCGTGGTGCCGTTCCTCCTGCCCGCCCTGGTGCTGTACGCGCTGTTCATGCTCTACCCGGCGTTCACGACGTTCTACGTCGCGCTGACCGAGTGGGACGGCGTGAACGCACCGGAGTGGGTCGGCGCGGCCAACTTCACCCGGCTCACCGAGGACTCGCTGTTCAGCAGCACGATCACGCACACGATCGTGTTCACGGTGCTCGGCGCGCTGGTGCTGTTCCCCGGCGCGATGTTCTTCGGCTACGTGACGCAGCGGATGCGGCTGGGCCGGGTGTACCGGTTCCTCATCCTGGCGCCGGTCGCGCTGTCCGTCACCACCGCGGCGCTGCTGTGGAAGTTCCTGGTCGACCCGAACTTCGGCGCGGTGCAGAGCGTGCTGCGCGCCGTCGGGCTGGACTCGCTCGCGTCGGTGGAACTGCTCGGACGGCCGTCGACGGCCATGCTCATGGTGGTGCTGGCGACGGTCTGGCACGGCATCGGGCTGTGGATGATGTTCTTCGCGGCCGCCGCCGAGCGGGTACCGGCCGAGCTCAAGGAGGCCGCGACGCTCGACGGCGCCAGCTCGTTCCAGGTGTTCCGGCACGTCGTCTGGCCGCTCATGTGGGAGGTCACCCGGACGCTGCTGATCCTCTGGATGATCCAGGGCCTGCAGACGTTCGCGTTCATCATCGCGATGACGAACGGCGGCCCGCTGCGCGCCACCGAGGTGATCGGCACCTACCTCTACAAGGTCGCGTTCGCGTCGTCCGAGTTCGGCTACGCCGCGGCCATCGCCGTCGTGCTGTTCGCGGCGATCCTCGTCCTCACGCTGCTCTCCCAGCGGCTCACCCGGCGCGAAAGCGAGCAGTACTGA
- a CDS encoding amidohydrolase family protein → MRIDANVVLGPWPSDASASWSVADVSRHLDRFGLSHAVVRSAEAVTYDAASGNASLLAAVAGDPRLLPAFVLGPLDAGEHGPLPLGVRAVWLLPARHGWSLTGPEAGSLQDVLRRAGLPVFLDLEETDWAGIDAWCAALPSVDVVVCGIGYRTLRQALPVLDRHPHLHVDLSYLAALDGLELLAARYGASRLLFGTGAPVRDEAAPSFLLSRSGLSDDDRALVAGGTAARLLGLAEPPVVPAAPAQAATSAQPAAVHASSAQPAAVTATSAQPAAATPATPAPSAAAAPATPAQPAAAVHATSAPSAAAVPATPAPSAAAVHATFSRPARRVGALPAGRGPATVANAINAADRPADADPDSHTDPDSHTDPDSHTDPHGHTDPGGRAELPDIVDAHAHLGRWPSSWLPHPDADSLLAAYDRTGTRHAVISHLSAIWGGDAPAGNAAALAAAAEYPDRLSVWLVANPNRPHDAELLTEQLRSPLVRGFKVHPDTHDCPIDDARYDWVWRLALNASVPVLAHGFAGTTHSDPLLFGHVAARHPELPLIVGHSGATVDGFRRTIDVGLRHPSILAETCGSWMTGRWLRRLVAALGGGRVLHGTDACLIDPRYGVGRVLGAGLDPADLALVLGGNARRVLGLPSPSLLGGH, encoded by the coding sequence GTGCGGATCGACGCCAACGTCGTCCTCGGGCCCTGGCCGTCCGACGCGTCCGCCTCGTGGTCCGTGGCCGACGTGTCGCGGCACCTGGACCGCTTCGGCCTGTCCCACGCCGTCGTGCGGTCGGCGGAGGCCGTCACGTACGACGCGGCGTCCGGGAACGCGTCGCTGCTGGCGGCGGTGGCTGGTGATCCGCGGCTGCTGCCGGCGTTCGTGCTCGGGCCGCTGGACGCGGGCGAGCACGGCCCGCTGCCCCTTGGTGTCCGCGCGGTGTGGCTGCTGCCGGCGCGGCACGGGTGGAGTCTCACGGGACCGGAGGCCGGCTCGCTGCAAGACGTGCTGCGGCGGGCCGGTCTCCCCGTGTTCCTCGACCTCGAGGAGACCGACTGGGCCGGCATCGACGCATGGTGCGCCGCGCTGCCGTCCGTCGACGTCGTCGTCTGCGGGATCGGGTACCGGACGCTGCGGCAGGCGCTCCCCGTCCTCGACCGCCACCCCCACCTGCACGTCGACCTCTCCTACCTCGCCGCGCTGGACGGGCTGGAGCTGCTGGCCGCCCGCTACGGCGCGTCACGGCTGCTGTTCGGCACCGGCGCACCGGTCCGCGACGAGGCGGCGCCGTCGTTCCTGCTGTCGCGCTCCGGATTGTCCGACGACGACCGGGCGCTCGTGGCGGGCGGGACCGCGGCCCGGCTGCTCGGCCTCGCCGAACCTCCGGTCGTTCCCGCGGCCCCGGCGCAGGCCGCCACCTCTGCGCAGCCCGCCGCCGTCCACGCCAGCTCTGCGCAGCCCGCCGCCGTCACCGCGACCTCTGCGCAGCCCGCTGCCGCCACTCCCGCCACCCCAGCGCCGTCCGCTGCCGCCGCTCCCGCCACCCCAGCGCAGCCCGCTGCCGCCGTTCACGCCACCTCTGCGCCGTCCGCTGCCGCCGTTCCCGCCACCCCAGCGCCGTCTGCCGCCGCCGTTCACGCCACGTTCTCACGGCCCGCCCGTAGGGTGGGAGCCCTCCCGGCCGGGCGGGGTCCGGCTACGGTCGCGAACGCGATAAACGCCGCCGATCGCCCGGCCGACGCCGACCCGGACAGCCACACCGACCCGGACAGCCACACCGACCCGGACAGCCACACCGACCCGCACGGCCACACCGACCCGGGCGGCCGCGCCGAGCTGCCGGACATCGTCGACGCGCATGCTCATCTGGGCCGCTGGCCGTCGTCGTGGCTGCCGCACCCCGACGCGGACTCGTTGCTGGCCGCGTACGACCGCACCGGCACCCGGCACGCCGTCATCTCGCACCTGAGCGCCATCTGGGGCGGCGACGCGCCCGCCGGGAACGCCGCCGCGCTGGCCGCCGCGGCCGAGTACCCGGACCGGCTCTCCGTATGGTTGGTCGCGAACCCGAACCGGCCGCACGACGCCGAACTGCTGACCGAGCAGCTGCGCTCGCCGCTCGTGCGCGGGTTCAAGGTGCACCCCGACACCCACGACTGCCCGATCGACGACGCCCGGTACGACTGGGTGTGGCGCCTGGCGCTGAACGCGTCGGTCCCGGTGCTGGCGCACGGGTTCGCCGGGACGACGCACAGCGACCCGCTGCTGTTCGGCCACGTCGCCGCGCGGCACCCCGAGCTGCCGCTGATCGTCGGCCATTCCGGCGCCACCGTCGACGGCTTCCGCCGCACCATCGACGTCGGGCTGCGGCACCCGTCCATCCTGGCCGAGACCTGCGGCTCCTGGATGACCGGCCGGTGGCTGCGCCGCCTCGTCGCGGCCCTGGGCGGCGGCCGGGTGCTGCACGGCACCGACGCGTGCCTCATCGATCCCCGGTACGGCGTCGGGCGGGTGCTCGGCGCCGGTCTCGACCCGGCCGATCTGGCCCTCGTGCTCGGCGGCAACGCCCGCCGGGTGCTCGGGCTGCCTTCTCCGTCACTGCTTGGAGGTCACTGA